One Corynebacterium appendicis CIP 107643 DNA window includes the following coding sequences:
- a CDS encoding type II toxin-antitoxin system HicB family antitoxin → MNADKYTYQVGWSQEDEQFVATVREFPSLSWLEDSRDAAEKGILSLVEEVLADLLESGDPVPQPLGMREFSGRFNVRISPSLHRKLVDEAENEGISLNALVTQKLASA, encoded by the coding sequence ATGAACGCTGACAAATACACCTATCAGGTTGGCTGGTCCCAGGAGGACGAGCAGTTCGTTGCAACGGTCCGGGAGTTCCCGTCGCTGTCCTGGCTGGAAGATTCCCGAGACGCCGCCGAAAAAGGCATCCTTTCCCTCGTCGAGGAGGTTTTGGCGGACCTTTTAGAAAGCGGCGATCCAGTCCCACAACCGCTTGGGATGCGTGAGTTCTCCGGGCGGTTCAATGTCCGCATTTCACCGTCGCTCCACCGGAAGCTCGTTGACGAAGCTGAAAATGAGGGGATCTCGCTCAATGCCCTCGTGACCCAAAAGCTGGCCTCTGCCTGA
- a CDS encoding cytochrome b/b6 domain-containing protein, which translates to MLGAVVLLALAVVASRAFLGSGAGQDFLARYPGENPLPENAPVGLPAWVGWSHFFNMFFMALIVKTGWQVRTQRKPDAYWRPKRGGKKISLTLWIHLALDVLWIVNGVIFVVLLAATGQWMRVVPTSWEVFPNALSAGLQYLSLDWPTENAWVNYNALQQLSYFVTVFIAAPLAIASGVRMSHWWKNEWKAANNIFPAAAARKIHFPVMIYFVLFVVIHVVLVLATGVLRNMNNMYAARGDVDPEMYADNWLGFIIFAVSLAVIAGAWVATKPAVLAPVARKFGEVTAR; encoded by the coding sequence GTGCTGGGCGCGGTCGTGCTGTTGGCGCTGGCTGTCGTGGCGTCGAGGGCATTTCTGGGAAGCGGTGCGGGGCAGGACTTCCTGGCGCGCTACCCGGGCGAGAACCCGCTGCCGGAGAATGCGCCGGTGGGGCTGCCGGCGTGGGTCGGCTGGTCGCACTTTTTCAATATGTTCTTCATGGCGTTGATCGTGAAGACGGGTTGGCAGGTGCGCACGCAGCGCAAACCGGACGCGTACTGGCGGCCGAAGCGCGGCGGGAAGAAGATCAGCCTGACGTTGTGGATCCACTTGGCGCTGGATGTGTTGTGGATCGTCAACGGCGTGATCTTCGTGGTGCTTCTCGCAGCGACAGGCCAGTGGATGCGCGTGGTGCCGACGAGCTGGGAAGTATTCCCGAACGCGCTGTCGGCGGGCCTGCAGTACCTGAGCCTGGATTGGCCGACGGAGAACGCGTGGGTGAATTACAACGCGTTGCAGCAGCTGTCGTACTTCGTCACGGTGTTCATCGCGGCGCCGCTAGCGATCGCGTCGGGCGTGCGCATGAGCCACTGGTGGAAGAACGAGTGGAAGGCGGCGAACAACATCTTCCCGGCGGCCGCGGCCCGCAAGATTCACTTCCCGGTGATGATCTACTTCGTGCTGTTCGTGGTCATCCACGTCGTGTTGGTGCTGGCCACAGGCGTGCTGCGCAACATGAACAACATGTACGCCGCGCGCGGTGATGTGGACCCGGAGATGTACGCGGACAACTGGCTCGGTTTCATCATTTTCGCGGTCTCGCTTGCCGTGATCGCGGGCGCGTGGGTGGCCACGAAGCCGGCAGTGCTCGCGCCCGTGGCCCGCAAGTTCGGCGAGGTCACCGCGCGGTAG
- a CDS encoding PH domain-containing protein: MEQLSEPRPPARSRHALDGAPAPALPTSASAMNPVSRKLIAARLIAQTLWALAIAGGFLAAQFALGGWWWTGAAATGVWFVFQTVMIPLRVRNIGWLETDNELLISKGKINQTFTVVPYGRIQFVDVTTGPFTRPLGLKAVTLHTASASTDAKIPGLEAAEADALRERLAVNARERMSGL; the protein is encoded by the coding sequence ATGGAGCAACTGTCCGAGCCGCGCCCGCCCGCCCGCTCCAGGCACGCGCTTGACGGCGCCCCCGCGCCCGCCCTGCCCACCTCCGCGTCCGCGATGAACCCGGTCTCCCGGAAGCTCATCGCGGCGCGCTTGATCGCGCAGACACTATGGGCGCTCGCCATCGCGGGCGGCTTCCTCGCGGCGCAATTCGCGCTCGGCGGCTGGTGGTGGACCGGCGCGGCGGCCACGGGCGTGTGGTTCGTGTTCCAGACCGTCATGATCCCGCTGCGCGTGCGCAATATCGGGTGGTTGGAAACGGACAATGAACTGCTGATTTCCAAAGGCAAGATCAATCAGACATTCACGGTCGTGCCGTACGGCCGCATCCAATTCGTGGACGTCACCACCGGACCGTTCACGCGCCCGCTCGGCCTCAAAGCCGTCACGCTCCACACCGCGTCGGCCTCGACCGACGCGAAAATCCCCGGCCTCGAAGCGGCAGAGGCCGACGCATTGCGCGAGCGCCTCGCCGTCAACGCGCGCGAGCGGATGAGCGGCCTGTGA
- a CDS encoding PH domain-containing protein, whose product MTSPNAFAYRRVHRLTPFLRAWAIAAALATLLVFNFTTTLLEGLQRSTGESWSRVEMAQVLGVIVVVIVLALALSQLWWSRIGFRLGDDEVELRSGLITTKVRATRYNRIQAVDVIEPFAPRLFGLAAVRVEAAGGSDSAIEIGYVARTEAEDLRRELLGRIAAQGPDAEMSPAEAAEAAAEPSGADSNTTPAAPALIPPIPVARSLAGAALRLSTVFTVGMSLLPVLTEVTFAVVVPVLVGFIPQIWQQIDQSWRYTATLDGEVVHLSYGLANRRSQAVPLDRVHAIRVSQPMLWRPFGWWAVAVNIAGYGSESNKQSGTSRLLPVGSYDQAIALVTAISPLTPEHVTTPKWDLCSPKRARIPSPIDASRQALSIHPAPDQSTWATTGHGLLSRRREFIDVSHIQEITYRQGPVQRMMDLAHVRFDLVPGPVKMTARDLDTADAWAVVAELSARELPPLDQP is encoded by the coding sequence GTGACGTCCCCCAACGCATTCGCTTATCGACGCGTCCACCGCCTCACCCCCTTCCTCCGCGCCTGGGCTATCGCCGCTGCATTGGCCACACTTCTGGTCTTCAACTTCACCACCACGTTGCTCGAAGGTCTGCAGCGCAGCACTGGGGAATCATGGTCTCGGGTGGAGATGGCGCAGGTTCTCGGCGTGATTGTGGTCGTCATTGTGCTGGCGCTCGCCCTGTCCCAGCTGTGGTGGTCCCGCATCGGATTCAGGCTTGGCGACGACGAGGTGGAGCTCCGCAGCGGCTTGATCACCACCAAAGTCCGCGCCACCCGCTACAACCGCATTCAGGCCGTCGACGTCATCGAGCCGTTCGCGCCCCGGCTGTTCGGTCTCGCCGCCGTGCGGGTTGAAGCGGCCGGCGGATCCGATTCCGCCATCGAAATTGGTTATGTCGCGCGCACTGAAGCAGAAGACTTGCGCCGTGAGTTGCTCGGCCGCATCGCCGCCCAGGGGCCGGATGCGGAGATGTCGCCGGCTGAGGCGGCAGAAGCCGCGGCGGAGCCCAGCGGCGCCGACAGCAACACCACGCCGGCCGCGCCCGCTCTCATCCCGCCGATCCCGGTCGCCCGCTCGCTCGCCGGTGCGGCGCTGCGCCTGTCCACGGTGTTCACCGTCGGCATGTCGTTGCTGCCGGTCCTCACTGAGGTCACCTTCGCCGTGGTTGTCCCGGTTTTGGTCGGCTTCATTCCGCAGATCTGGCAGCAGATCGACCAGTCCTGGCGCTACACCGCGACGCTGGACGGGGAGGTCGTGCACCTGTCGTACGGGCTGGCCAACCGCCGCAGCCAGGCGGTGCCGCTCGACCGCGTTCACGCGATCAGGGTGTCCCAGCCGATGCTGTGGCGGCCGTTCGGGTGGTGGGCCGTGGCGGTGAATATCGCCGGGTACGGCAGCGAATCAAATAAACAGTCGGGCACATCGCGCCTCTTGCCGGTCGGCTCCTACGACCAAGCAATCGCATTGGTCACCGCGATCAGCCCCCTTACTCCAGAGCACGTCACCACACCCAAATGGGATCTCTGCTCACCGAAGCGCGCACGCATCCCGTCGCCTATCGACGCCTCCCGCCAAGCCTTATCCATCCACCCCGCCCCCGACCAGAGCACATGGGCCACCACCGGCCACGGTTTGCTCAGCCGGCGGCGTGAATTCATCGATGTCTCCCACATCCAGGAGATCACCTACCGCCAGGGGCCGGTGCAGCGCATGATGGATCTGGCGCACGTCCGCTTCGACCTCGTGCCGGGGCCGGTGAAGATGACCGCGCGCGACCTCGATACCGCCGATGCGTGGGCTGTGGTCGCAGAGCTCAGTGCGCGCGAGCTCCCGCCGCTGGACCAGCCTTAG
- a CDS encoding tRNA (cytidine(34)-2'-O)-methyltransferase has product MTDLHVIFDNPVIPPNTGNAIRMCAGTGATLHLVRPLGFSLDDKHLRRSGLDYHDLAHVVVHDDIDACFASLIDARVFAFTTSATRHYTDVAFQPGDALLFGTEPTGLPHEHSHHERVTGQLRIPMLPGRRSMNLSNSAAVATYEAWRQLGFPGGV; this is encoded by the coding sequence GTGACTGACCTCCACGTCATCTTCGACAACCCCGTCATCCCGCCGAATACCGGCAACGCGATCCGCATGTGCGCGGGCACGGGCGCGACGCTGCACCTCGTGCGCCCCTTAGGCTTTTCGCTTGACGACAAGCACTTGCGCCGCTCCGGGCTCGACTACCACGATCTCGCTCACGTCGTGGTCCACGACGACATCGACGCATGCTTCGCATCGCTTATCGATGCCCGCGTTTTCGCTTTCACCACCTCCGCCACCCGTCACTACACCGATGTGGCATTCCAGCCCGGCGACGCCCTGCTGTTCGGGACCGAGCCGACCGGTCTCCCCCATGAGCATTCACACCACGAGCGAGTGACCGGCCAGCTCCGAATCCCGATGCTGCCCGGCCGACGCTCCATGAACCTGTCCAATTCCGCCGCCGTGGCCACCTACGAGGCCTGGCGTCAGCTGGGCTTTCCTGGCGGGGTGTAG
- a CDS encoding bifunctional methylenetetrahydrofolate dehydrogenase/methenyltetrahydrofolate cyclohydrolase — MTAIKLDGKLYREEIFADLAERVARLKEQGITPGLATVLVGEDPASQNYVRMKHKDCEQLGIASIMKELPEDTTQEELDKLIDELNHDPAVTGYIVQLPLPKHLDENRVLGLIDPDKDADGLHPVNLGRLVLNEPAPLPCTPNGSLALLERFGVDLNGAIVCVIGRGVTVGRPIGLMLTKRDINATAVLCHTGTKDLAAETRRADVIIAAAGKPHMITADMIKDGAAVLDVGVSRVDGKTTGDVHPDVWEKAGWVSPNPGGVGPMTRTFLVRNIVERAERLAAAE; from the coding sequence GTGACTGCGATCAAATTGGACGGAAAACTCTACCGCGAGGAGATTTTCGCGGACCTCGCCGAGCGCGTTGCTCGCCTCAAGGAACAGGGCATCACGCCGGGTCTGGCCACGGTGCTCGTCGGCGAGGATCCCGCCAGCCAGAACTACGTGCGCATGAAGCACAAGGATTGCGAGCAGCTGGGCATCGCGTCGATCATGAAGGAGCTCCCCGAGGACACGACGCAAGAAGAGCTCGACAAGCTTATCGACGAGCTCAACCACGATCCCGCCGTCACCGGTTACATCGTGCAGCTGCCCCTGCCGAAGCACCTGGATGAGAACCGCGTGCTGGGGCTCATCGACCCGGACAAAGACGCCGACGGCCTCCACCCGGTCAACCTCGGCCGCCTCGTTCTCAACGAGCCCGCGCCGCTGCCGTGCACCCCGAACGGTTCGCTCGCTTTGCTGGAGCGTTTCGGCGTGGACCTGAACGGCGCGATCGTCTGCGTCATCGGCCGCGGCGTGACCGTCGGCCGTCCGATCGGCCTCATGCTGACCAAGCGCGACATCAACGCCACCGCGGTGCTGTGCCACACGGGCACGAAGGATCTCGCCGCCGAGACCCGCCGCGCCGATGTCATCATCGCCGCCGCCGGCAAGCCCCACATGATCACCGCCGACATGATCAAGGACGGGGCGGCCGTGCTCGACGTGGGCGTTTCGCGTGTCGACGGCAAGACCACCGGCGACGTCCACCCCGACGTCTGGGAGAAGGCCGGCTGGGTATCCCCGAACCCGGGCGGTGTCGGCCCCATGACCCGCACCTTCCTGGTGCGCAATATCGTCGAGAGGGCCGAGCGGCTTGCAGCAGCCGAGTAA
- a CDS encoding DUF3017 domain-containing protein: MKSPVPPSLDNPHDICNAPSKLPMRVQQILVGLFVVGFLVATLFAVTEHWRRATFTLGAAMLWLTACRLTCDSQVMGLLAVRSRRFDAMFTGVAGAALVWLAVSVDALGS; encoded by the coding sequence GTGAAGAGCCCTGTGCCGCCGAGCCTGGACAACCCGCACGACATCTGCAATGCGCCGTCTAAGCTGCCGATGCGCGTCCAGCAAATCTTGGTGGGTCTCTTCGTCGTCGGTTTTCTTGTCGCCACCCTGTTCGCGGTGACGGAGCACTGGCGCCGCGCCACCTTCACCCTCGGTGCCGCGATGCTGTGGCTTACCGCCTGTCGCCTGACCTGCGACTCACAAGTGATGGGCCTGTTGGCGGTACGCTCCCGCCGCTTCGACGCGATGTTCACCGGAGTCGCCGGCGCCGCGCTGGTGTGGCTCGCGGTGTCCGTGGACGCGCTGGGCAGCTAG
- a CDS encoding ABC transporter ATP-binding protein — protein sequence MAVPQVSLREVRREFPDGTGLHETSLDIEKGEFVSVLGPSGCGKSTMLRCIAGLETPDAGAIEFAGREVFGPNTNVPVNKRNLSMVFQDLALWPHMTVAKNVEFPLTTGNQKVAKAEREERVARAMGMVGIGAKAEQRPNELSGGQQQRVAIARALVSDPELLLMDEPLSALDAALRTQIRSELTRLAYELNLTVIYVTHDQSEALAMSDRVAVMNAGNVCQFADPVELYDHPADDFVAGFVGVTNTHESLPANRPEDLEVTPLDGKRPDALPANSIVGEVVESQFTGGRYEVRCVVPGAQDPWLAYSRHRLGRGDSVLLTVTSHS from the coding sequence ATGGCTGTCCCACAGGTTTCTTTGCGCGAGGTTCGGCGCGAATTTCCGGACGGCACAGGTCTCCACGAAACCTCGCTCGATATTGAAAAGGGCGAGTTCGTCTCCGTCCTCGGGCCGTCGGGCTGCGGCAAGTCGACGATGCTGCGCTGCATCGCTGGGCTCGAAACACCCGACGCTGGCGCGATCGAGTTTGCTGGCCGTGAGGTCTTCGGGCCGAACACCAATGTCCCGGTGAACAAGCGCAACCTGTCCATGGTGTTCCAGGATCTCGCCTTGTGGCCGCACATGACCGTGGCTAAGAATGTCGAGTTCCCGCTGACCACCGGCAATCAGAAGGTGGCGAAGGCGGAGCGTGAAGAACGCGTTGCGCGAGCCATGGGCATGGTGGGAATCGGCGCTAAAGCCGAGCAGCGCCCGAACGAACTGTCCGGCGGCCAGCAGCAGCGCGTTGCCATTGCGCGAGCTCTGGTCTCTGATCCGGAGCTGCTCCTGATGGACGAACCGCTGTCGGCGCTGGACGCCGCATTACGCACCCAGATTCGCTCCGAGCTGACCCGTCTGGCCTATGAACTGAACCTGACGGTCATCTACGTCACGCACGACCAGTCCGAGGCTCTCGCCATGTCGGACCGCGTCGCGGTGATGAATGCAGGCAATGTCTGCCAGTTCGCCGACCCGGTTGAACTGTACGACCACCCGGCGGACGACTTCGTCGCAGGGTTCGTGGGCGTCACCAACACCCACGAAAGCCTTCCGGCGAACCGTCCGGAAGATCTCGAGGTCACCCCGCTCGATGGAAAGCGACCGGACGCGCTTCCGGCGAACTCCATCGTCGGCGAGGTGGTGGAGAGCCAATTCACCGGCGGACGCTACGAGGTCCGCTGCGTGGTGCCCGGTGCACAAGATCCCTGGCTGGCCTATTCGCGGCACCGACTCGGCCGCGGCGACAGCGTCCTGCTGACGGTCACCTCACATTCCTAA
- a CDS encoding ABC transporter substrate-binding protein, giving the protein MKKLAAALVGMTAAFGLVACGSVESNDTTEPSADNNDTVTAEQWKAPEGLSGSLDYYSANPQGLTDALVKEFQDRTGVIVNVFAGTTGEVTAKIKAEEGNPQADVVYLASWSAANKQSEAGSLEAYKPENIDNANEKWNAEDDSFHGRDGSALALVSNTDVVSEAPKDWEDLTDEKYKDQVIMPDPRESGTAADLITAMVSEWGEDKTWELFDKLFENGMIVQGANGPALDQVTSGSKGIVLGGVDYSAYSAKDKGEPIEVVIPSSGTTVTPRPVMIMKTADNMDAAKAFVDFMFSEEAQQISASKNMIPANKNVEPKNGPKLEDIEQISDDWAAISKESKDLREKFAERYL; this is encoded by the coding sequence ATGAAGAAGCTTGCTGCCGCTCTGGTCGGCATGACCGCCGCTTTTGGCCTCGTCGCCTGCGGCTCCGTTGAGTCCAACGACACCACCGAGCCGTCTGCCGATAACAACGACACCGTCACCGCTGAACAGTGGAAGGCGCCGGAGGGCCTGTCCGGTTCCCTCGACTACTACTCCGCCAACCCGCAGGGCCTGACCGATGCACTGGTCAAGGAATTCCAGGACCGCACCGGCGTGATCGTCAATGTCTTCGCCGGTACCACCGGTGAGGTCACCGCGAAGATCAAGGCTGAGGAAGGCAACCCGCAGGCCGACGTCGTCTACCTCGCATCCTGGAGCGCCGCCAACAAGCAGTCTGAAGCTGGCTCCCTGGAGGCGTACAAGCCGGAGAACATTGACAATGCCAACGAGAAGTGGAATGCGGAGGATGACTCCTTCCACGGCCGCGACGGTTCCGCGCTTGCTCTCGTCTCCAACACCGACGTGGTTTCCGAGGCCCCGAAGGATTGGGAGGACCTGACCGACGAGAAGTACAAGGACCAGGTGATCATGCCTGATCCGCGCGAGTCCGGCACCGCCGCCGACCTGATCACGGCAATGGTTTCCGAGTGGGGCGAGGACAAGACCTGGGAGCTGTTCGACAAGCTCTTCGAGAACGGCATGATCGTTCAGGGCGCTAACGGCCCGGCTCTCGACCAGGTCACCTCCGGCTCCAAGGGCATCGTACTTGGCGGCGTCGACTATTCCGCATACTCCGCGAAGGACAAGGGCGAGCCGATCGAGGTCGTCATCCCGTCCTCCGGCACCACCGTGACCCCGCGTCCGGTCATGATTATGAAGACCGCTGACAACATGGACGCGGCCAAGGCGTTTGTCGACTTCATGTTCTCCGAGGAAGCGCAGCAGATCTCCGCATCCAAGAACATGATTCCGGCCAACAAGAACGTCGAGCCAAAAAACGGCCCGAAGCTCGAGGACATCGAGCAGATCTCCGACGACTGGGCAGCGATCTCCAAAGAGTCCAAGGACCTCCGCGAGAAGTTCGCTGAGCGCTACCTCTAA
- a CDS encoding ABC transporter permease — translation MKTNAAVYPVLLILLVLVAAPLVSVLVTAVTGYRGEESALHTLFRPEMIRIIANTVWLSILVVLFATLFAAPLAFFRAWTPMRRAGWVEVLVMVPFMTPPFAAAMAWMDFTRLRGVADMLLGSTLGDAVRSAINSVWGMGFIMAAELFPFLYLILRNAFASIPASQLEMAQVAGASRWQQFGRVVAPIVLGPYSLGALIVFIKAAGEFGTPVTLGNAIGYQVLVSSIYQDVTIDPLNFSKAAASSSVLFTLGVLAWAIQQWAGRADLAAGGRVSRSVQLRPSKIGMFFAWVYTMIVFTLSVFIPYISIILAAMTILRSKPPTPNNLTFDYFKIVLQNPSGQEALTRSIVLGAVGATTAVLLALAVTIFTMRNRRLPARVSDFLAVAPDTVPGIVLAIGFILLWNSPWLPMTPYGTQVILVMAFTVLFTPMAVQNIKTSATSMSPTLAEASAVSGATGWQTFTRITIPMLAPGIFAGWLLAFFVGIRELVMSSLIRPTRINLLAPWIMNQFEQGHRAEAMAMTLIGVGTSTAVLVLIRWWQGRANHQAR, via the coding sequence ATGAAGACCAACGCCGCTGTGTACCCGGTGCTGTTGATCCTGCTGGTTCTAGTCGCGGCACCGCTGGTCTCCGTTTTGGTGACCGCGGTGACGGGATACCGCGGTGAAGAGTCTGCACTGCATACTCTGTTCCGCCCGGAGATGATCCGGATCATCGCGAACACAGTGTGGCTTTCCATCCTCGTCGTTTTATTCGCCACCCTGTTCGCCGCCCCGCTGGCATTCTTCCGCGCGTGGACGCCGATGCGGCGCGCCGGGTGGGTGGAAGTCCTCGTCATGGTGCCATTCATGACGCCACCGTTCGCTGCGGCGATGGCATGGATGGACTTCACCCGCCTGCGCGGTGTCGCCGACATGCTCCTGGGCTCCACGCTTGGCGACGCCGTCCGGTCCGCCATCAACTCCGTGTGGGGCATGGGATTCATCATGGCGGCGGAGCTTTTCCCGTTCCTTTACCTGATTCTCCGTAACGCCTTCGCGTCGATTCCCGCATCCCAGCTGGAGATGGCGCAGGTGGCCGGCGCGAGCCGCTGGCAACAGTTCGGCCGGGTGGTCGCCCCGATCGTGCTGGGGCCGTATTCGCTGGGCGCACTCATCGTCTTCATCAAGGCTGCCGGCGAGTTCGGCACTCCTGTCACTTTGGGCAATGCGATCGGATACCAGGTGCTGGTGTCGTCCATCTACCAGGATGTGACGATCGATCCGCTGAATTTCTCGAAAGCGGCGGCGTCGTCAAGCGTGCTCTTCACCTTGGGTGTTTTGGCGTGGGCGATCCAGCAATGGGCGGGGCGCGCCGATCTCGCGGCGGGTGGCCGAGTGTCGCGTTCGGTGCAGCTGAGGCCGTCGAAGATCGGCATGTTTTTCGCGTGGGTGTACACGATGATCGTGTTCACGTTGAGCGTGTTCATCCCGTATATCTCCATCATTCTGGCGGCGATGACGATTCTGCGCTCGAAGCCTCCGACACCGAATAACCTGACTTTCGACTATTTCAAGATCGTCCTGCAGAACCCGTCGGGGCAGGAGGCGCTGACGCGCTCGATCGTGCTCGGCGCGGTCGGAGCGACCACGGCGGTGCTGCTCGCGCTCGCGGTGACGATCTTCACCATGCGCAACCGCCGCCTGCCTGCCCGAGTGAGCGACTTCCTTGCTGTCGCCCCAGACACCGTGCCGGGAATTGTGTTGGCGATCGGTTTCATCCTGCTGTGGAACTCGCCGTGGTTGCCGATGACTCCGTACGGCACACAGGTGATCTTGGTAATGGCATTCACGGTTCTGTTCACACCGATGGCGGTGCAGAATATCAAGACATCCGCGACCTCAATGTCGCCGACGCTGGCGGAGGCATCCGCGGTGTCCGGTGCGACTGGGTGGCAGACGTTCACGCGTATCACCATTCCGATGCTTGCTCCCGGCATTTTCGCCGGCTGGCTGCTGGCGTTCTTCGTGGGCATCCGCGAGCTGGTCATGTCCTCGCTCATTCGTCCGACGCGCATCAACCTTCTTGCTCCGTGGATCATGAATCAGTTCGAGCAAGGACACCGTGCGGAAGCGATGGCGATGACGCTCATCGGCGTGGGAACGTCGACGGCCGTGCTCGTGCTCATCCGCTGGTGGCAGGGGCGCGCGAACCATCAGGCCCGGTAG
- a CDS encoding metallophosphoesterase yields the protein MEQPVLVLADIHLGRKQKDDKKTGPGIKWALSALDRGGEAGARHLVMLGDVIDRKQFTEHTYAEVTQFFEHGLELFDSVVFIAGNHDVHHDLAGVIPEGVVVAGIEPQTIRVGQWALHTAAVVVDRDSRRIVSDFPAAVDGAPNLGLLHSSVSGEYSKQECMPRSVDELKSCGYDAWLLGHVHERVVLFNDPFIGWVGMGKALIASLDGGKVSISDVF from the coding sequence ATGGAACAACCGGTCCTAGTTCTCGCCGACATTCACCTCGGGCGAAAGCAAAAAGACGACAAGAAGACAGGTCCCGGGATCAAGTGGGCGTTGAGCGCCCTCGACCGCGGCGGCGAAGCGGGCGCCCGGCATCTGGTCATGCTGGGCGATGTCATCGACCGCAAGCAGTTCACCGAGCACACCTACGCCGAAGTCACTCAGTTCTTCGAACACGGCCTCGAGCTTTTCGACTCGGTCGTGTTCATCGCTGGCAACCACGACGTGCACCACGACTTGGCCGGTGTGATTCCCGAAGGCGTCGTTGTAGCCGGAATTGAACCTCAGACCATCCGGGTGGGGCAGTGGGCCCTGCACACTGCGGCGGTCGTAGTTGACCGCGATTCGCGCCGCATCGTTTCAGATTTCCCCGCCGCGGTCGATGGCGCGCCGAATCTGGGACTGCTACACAGCTCAGTCTCGGGCGAGTATTCGAAGCAGGAATGCATGCCGCGCAGCGTGGACGAGCTGAAATCGTGCGGTTACGACGCGTGGCTGCTCGGCCACGTCCACGAGCGCGTCGTGCTATTCAACGACCCCTTCATCGGCTGGGTCGGCATGGGCAAGGCGCTTATCGCTTCGCTTGATGGCGGAAAAGTCTCTATCAGCGACGTTTTCTAA
- a CDS encoding DUF1266 domain-containing protein, giving the protein MLGRKKEKNKGKFSLRAAIIMGLSSNYEEFMEWTVDPSKGDFSHVETGALPVELGLGISLMMPFGESEPTPVDAPPKVVAAQSTPEEQGLFAMIATMLEQQWGITSSDELLEAVSFLLSNPIDAEYVALRPYIQQLADLPVKERDNAVPQIAEMAVADFRQTEIPEDVVREGLESWLDLYTQEHNECLIPQKLPSSLAGWEIGRAARVARMGCIVGMIDPDQYVNISSTALTLTREYSESWRDHVDQFLLGRAKWQEFLDEETLDHRDMMHVRLQHPDSMWFKYPLHGDYRTEPNS; this is encoded by the coding sequence ATGCTTGGTCGCAAGAAGGAAAAGAATAAAGGGAAGTTTTCTCTTCGTGCCGCCATAATCATGGGATTGTCGAGTAACTACGAAGAGTTCATGGAGTGGACGGTCGATCCTTCTAAAGGGGACTTCAGCCACGTTGAAACGGGCGCACTCCCGGTTGAGCTGGGCCTTGGTATTTCGCTCATGATGCCGTTCGGTGAAAGTGAACCGACACCGGTGGATGCGCCCCCAAAGGTCGTGGCGGCGCAGAGCACGCCGGAGGAGCAAGGGCTGTTCGCGATGATCGCCACCATGTTGGAACAGCAGTGGGGCATTACGTCCAGCGACGAGCTGTTGGAAGCGGTGTCCTTTCTGCTGTCCAACCCGATCGATGCGGAGTATGTCGCGTTGCGCCCCTACATTCAGCAGCTTGCGGATCTGCCTGTGAAGGAACGCGATAATGCAGTCCCGCAGATCGCAGAGATGGCGGTGGCTGACTTCCGGCAAACTGAGATTCCAGAAGATGTCGTTCGGGAGGGGCTCGAAAGCTGGCTGGATTTGTACACCCAAGAGCACAACGAGTGCCTGATTCCGCAGAAGCTTCCGAGCAGTCTCGCGGGGTGGGAAATTGGACGCGCTGCGCGCGTAGCCCGAATGGGCTGCATAGTCGGGATGATCGATCCGGATCAGTACGTGAATATTTCCTCAACTGCGCTTACTCTCACCAGGGAATATTCGGAGAGCTGGCGCGACCACGTGGACCAGTTCCTTCTCGGCCGCGCGAAGTGGCAGGAATTTCTGGATGAAGAAACCCTGGACCACCGCGACATGATGCATGTGCGGTTGCAGCACCCTGATTCAATGTGGTTCAAATACCCGCTGCACGGCGACTACAGAACGGAGCCGAACTCCTAG